One genomic segment of Xyrauchen texanus isolate HMW12.3.18 chromosome 5, RBS_HiC_50CHRs, whole genome shotgun sequence includes these proteins:
- the LOC127644212 gene encoding neuromedin-K receptor-like — protein sequence MAAPQSASNITRNLTNQFMQPAWRVAVWSVAYSFVLAVAVFGNLIVIWIILAHKRMRTVTNYFLLNLAFSDASMAAFNTLINFIYATHGEWYFGEVYCKFHNFFPVTAVFASIYSMTAIAVDRYMAIIHPLKPRLSATATKVVILCIWALAVVLAFPLCFYSTTRTMPRRTVCYVAWPRPAEDSFMYHIIVTVLVYLLPLVVMGITYTIVGVTLWGGEIPGDSSDNYVGQLRAKRKVVKMMIVVVVTFALCWLPYHVYFIVTGLNKRLNKWKSIQQVYLAVLWLAMSSTMYNPIIYCCLNSRFRAGFKRAFRWCPFIQVSSYDELELRPTRLHPRNQSSMCTLSRIDTSVHGDDPRHSNRKSTKSPGQVEVSDKDENAPGVQHTVHREPTFATSLNKAAV from the exons ATGGCTGCTCCTCAGAGCGCATCAAACATAACGCGCAACTTAACGAATCAGTTCATGCAGCCGGCGTGGCGCGTCGCGGTCTGGTCTGTCGCCTACAGCTTCGTGCTGGCGGTCGCCGTGTTTGGAAACCTCATTGTAATTTGGATCATTTTGGCCCATAAACGGATGCGCACCGTGACTAACTACTTCTTGCTCAACCTGGCTTTCTCCGACGCATCGATGGCCGCTTTCAACACGCTCATCAATTTCATTTACGCGACGCATGGAGAGTGGTACTTTGGGGAAGTGTACTGCAAGTTCCACAACTTCTTTCCCGTCACCGCCGTGTTTGCCAGCATCTATTCCATGACAGCTATTGCAGTCGACAG GTACATGGCCATAATTCACCCACTAAAGCCCCGTCTGTCAGCTACGGCTACTAAAGTGGTGATTCTCTGTATTTGGGCACTGGCGGTGGTTTTGGCTTTTCCCCTCTGTTTCTACTCTACCACAAGAACAATGCCTCGACGAACCGTCTGCTACGTTGCCTGGCCAAGACCTGCAGAGGATTCGTTTAT GTATCATATCATAGTAACAGTGCTTGTGTACCTGCTGCCTTTAGTGGTAATGGGTATTACCTACACCATAGTAGGGGTTACACTTTGGGGAGGAGAGATCCCTGGAGATTCATCTGATAACTACGTTGGACAACTACGTGCCAAACGGAAG GTGGTGAAGATGATGATTGTGGTGGTGGTGACCTTTGCCCTCTGCTGGCTGCCCTATCATGTGTATTTCATTGTGACGGGCCTGAACAAGCGACTAAACAAGTGGAAGTCGATACAGCAGGTCTATCTGGCTGTGTTATGGTTGGCCATGAGCTCTACAATGTACAACCCAATTATATACTGCTGCCTAAACAGCAG gttTAGGGCAGGCTTCAAACGAGCCTTCAGGTGGTGTCCCTTCATCCAGGTGTCAAGCTACGATGAACTAGAGCTCCGTCCCACCCGACTCCACCCGCGCAACCAGAGCAGTATGTGCACACTGTCACGCATCGACACCAGTGTACATGGCGATGACCCTCGCCATAGCAACCGAAAGAGCACTAAGTCTCCGGGTCAGGTTGAGGTCAGTGATAAAGATGAAAACGCACCAGGTGTTCAACACACTGTGCACAGAGAGCCAACTTTTGCAA